A stretch of Gemmatimonadota bacterium DNA encodes these proteins:
- a CDS encoding DUF2461 domain-containing protein produces the protein MSAFTSFRPQSLTFLRGLRKHNEKPWFEAHRPAYEQEVLRPLKLLAEELDVRFATVAPEFVAPPKRALFRIHRDVRFSKHKSPYKTHAALWVFHRDAGRGVGRDAHGGAGFYFHLEPGASLVAAGFWMPPRPLLNVLRERIVEEQKAFERILKAPTFAKRFGGLSDDEPGVRLTRVPRGWVPDHPAGHWLRFNSFTASRPLTDAEVVSPKLVDTLMKDYAALLPLVRWLNGALGFPSATSR, from the coding sequence GTGAGCGCGTTCACGAGCTTCCGTCCGCAGTCGCTCACCTTCCTGCGCGGTCTGAGGAAGCACAACGAGAAGCCGTGGTTCGAGGCGCACCGCCCCGCGTACGAGCAGGAGGTGCTCCGCCCCCTCAAGTTGCTGGCCGAGGAGCTCGACGTGCGGTTCGCGACCGTGGCACCGGAGTTCGTCGCGCCGCCCAAGCGAGCACTGTTCCGCATCCACCGCGACGTCCGCTTCTCGAAGCACAAGTCGCCATACAAGACGCACGCGGCGCTCTGGGTCTTCCATCGCGATGCCGGGCGCGGGGTGGGACGCGACGCGCACGGCGGCGCGGGGTTCTACTTCCATCTCGAACCGGGCGCCTCCCTCGTCGCGGCGGGCTTCTGGATGCCGCCGCGCCCGCTCCTGAACGTGCTGCGCGAGCGGATCGTGGAGGAGCAGAAGGCCTTCGAGCGGATCCTGAAGGCACCGACGTTCGCGAAGCGCTTCGGCGGCCTGAGCGACGACGAACCCGGCGTGCGCCTCACGCGGGTGCCGCGCGGCTGGGTGCCGGACCATCCGGCCGGCCACTGGCTGCGCTTCAACTCGTTCACCGCCTCTCGGCCCCTCACCGACGCGGAGGTGGTGTCACCGAAGCTGGTGGACACGCTCATGAAGGACTACGCCGCCCTGCTGCCGCTCGTGCGCTGGCTGAACGGCGCGCTCGGCTTCCCCTCCGCGACGTCGCGGTAG
- the acs gene encoding acetate--CoA ligase, whose product MTDISVLLSETRSFPPPSDFQREAHVQDRALHESAALDPIHYWSEQARTLQWRAPWSRALDWQPPHAQWFVDGKLNVAENCLDRHLSGARRNKAAIVWEGEPGDRRTLTYWELAREVRTFANVLKSLGVQKGDRVGIYLPLVPEAAIAMLACARIGAVHSVVFGGFSPESLRDRMNDAQAKVVITADGGYRRGQIVPLKRNADKALEECPTVKHVVVVQRRTSGPITEAHVDMVEGRDHWYHRLMQHAHDKCEPEVMDAEDVLFILYTSGTTGKPKGIVHTTGGYLVGAASSTKFVFDLKEDDVFWCTADVGWITGHTYLVYGPLANGATCVMYEGAPDWPERDRFWSLIARHGVTILYTAPTAIRAFMKWGVEHPRKHDLSSLRLLGSVGEPINPEAWMWYHEHIGGSRCPIVDTWWQTETGSIVISPLPGVTATKPGSATQPLPGYTATLLNNAGEAMPVGGGLLSLTKPWPSMLRTIWGDDARYVETYFSKWPGRPDLYFAGDGAKLDDDGYWWILGRVDDVLNVAGHRIGTMEVESALVEHPSVAEAAVVGKAHELKGQAVCAFVTLRDGFTKSSELRDELREFVATKIGALARPDDILFSADLPKTRSGKIMRRLLRDIAEGRALGDTTTLADPSVVASLKAQYEDQEG is encoded by the coding sequence ATGACCGACATCTCCGTCCTGCTCAGCGAGACGCGGAGCTTCCCGCCGCCGAGCGACTTCCAACGGGAAGCCCACGTGCAGGATCGTGCGCTGCACGAGTCCGCAGCCCTCGACCCCATCCATTACTGGTCCGAACAGGCGCGCACACTCCAGTGGCGCGCGCCCTGGTCACGGGCGCTCGATTGGCAGCCGCCGCACGCCCAGTGGTTCGTCGACGGCAAGCTGAACGTCGCAGAGAACTGCCTTGACCGGCATCTCAGCGGCGCGCGGCGCAACAAGGCAGCGATCGTGTGGGAAGGCGAGCCGGGCGACCGGCGCACGCTGACCTACTGGGAGCTGGCCCGCGAGGTCCGGACCTTCGCGAACGTCCTCAAGTCCCTCGGCGTGCAGAAGGGTGATCGCGTGGGGATCTATCTCCCGCTGGTCCCCGAGGCGGCGATCGCGATGCTGGCCTGCGCGCGCATCGGCGCCGTGCACTCGGTGGTCTTCGGCGGGTTCAGTCCCGAGTCGCTGCGCGACCGGATGAACGACGCGCAGGCGAAGGTGGTGATCACCGCCGATGGCGGATACCGCCGAGGCCAGATCGTCCCGCTCAAGCGCAACGCCGACAAGGCGCTCGAGGAGTGCCCCACGGTGAAGCATGTGGTCGTCGTCCAGCGCCGCACGTCAGGGCCCATCACCGAAGCGCATGTCGACATGGTCGAGGGACGCGACCACTGGTACCATCGCCTCATGCAGCACGCGCACGACAAATGCGAGCCGGAGGTGATGGACGCGGAGGACGTGCTCTTCATCCTCTACACGTCGGGCACGACGGGGAAGCCGAAGGGCATCGTGCACACGACCGGCGGCTACCTCGTGGGCGCGGCAAGTTCGACGAAGTTCGTGTTCGACCTCAAGGAGGACGACGTCTTCTGGTGCACGGCCGACGTCGGGTGGATCACCGGCCATACCTACCTCGTGTACGGTCCGCTGGCGAACGGGGCAACCTGCGTGATGTACGAGGGCGCGCCCGACTGGCCGGAGCGTGACCGATTCTGGTCGCTCATCGCGCGCCACGGGGTCACCATCCTCTACACGGCGCCGACGGCGATCCGCGCCTTCATGAAATGGGGCGTGGAGCACCCGCGGAAGCACGACCTCTCCTCGCTGCGGCTGCTGGGCTCGGTGGGCGAGCCGATCAACCCGGAAGCGTGGATGTGGTATCACGAGCACATCGGCGGATCGCGGTGCCCGATCGTCGACACCTGGTGGCAGACGGAGACGGGATCGATCGTGATCTCGCCGCTGCCTGGGGTGACGGCGACCAAGCCGGGGAGTGCGACGCAGCCGCTGCCGGGGTACACGGCGACGTTGCTCAACAACGCTGGCGAGGCGATGCCCGTGGGTGGCGGCCTCCTCTCCCTCACGAAGCCGTGGCCCTCGATGCTCCGCACGATCTGGGGCGACGATGCGCGGTACGTGGAGACCTATTTCTCCAAGTGGCCGGGCCGGCCCGACCTCTACTTCGCCGGCGACGGCGCGAAGCTCGACGACGACGGCTACTGGTGGATCCTCGGGCGCGTGGACGACGTGCTCAACGTCGCCGGTCACCGGATCGGGACGATGGAGGTGGAGTCCGCGCTGGTCGAGCACCCCTCGGTGGCGGAGGCCGCCGTGGTGGGCAAGGCGCACGAACTGAAGGGCCAGGCCGTGTGCGCGTTCGTGACATTGCGCGACGGTTTCACGAAGTCGTCGGAACTGCGCGACGAGTTGCGCGAGTTCGTGGCGACCAAGATCGGTGCGCTCGCGCGGCCGGATGACATCCTCTTCTCGGCGGACCTGCCGAAGACGCGATCGGGGAAGATCATGCGGCGCCTGCTGCGCGACATCGCCGAAGGACGGGCGCTGGGGGACACGACGACGCTGGCGGATCCGAGCGTGGTCGCGTCGCTCAAAGCGCAGTACGAGGATCAGGAGGGCTGA
- the asnB gene encoding asparagine synthase (glutamine-hydrolyzing), whose product MCGLAGILTTRPDRRATLDAAVTRLRTPIRHRGPDDDGAFVDASAGLGLGFQRLSILDLSPAGHQPMRSASGRFVIAFNGEIYNHRALRTELAALGHAFRGHSDTEVILAAVEQWGVRAALPRLAGMFAIALWDAAARSLTLVRDRLGKKPLFVYRAPGLVLFASELKSLAADPDFARRVDPSQLSAYARYLYVPAPGSIYRDVIKLTPGHLLTLTDAAAPLPESEPWWEAERVADAGAGARLTNEADAMTRLTDLLRLATRERLESDVPLGALLSGGVDSALTVALMQEVAPEPVRTFTIGFDDDAIDETDTAARIAAHLGTRHTMLRVGGAEAMAVVPDLARIYDEPLADPSVIPTVLLCRLARRDVTVALCGDGGDEVFAGYTRYEQGRKLLERVAAMPSALRRPAAAALLAPRAGTWDAIANVLLAAVPRDKRPPLIGERLQKVGHLLAAGDALEGYRSLRSAWLDPAVLLDTTAAAPDRLLAVLGRHPRLALAERMMLADQLTYLPDDLLQKIDRAGMAVGLEVRAPLLDHRLLEFAWTLPHGMRVRRGVTKWILREVLAQRVPRALWERPKRWFTMPVRGWLTGPLRPWAEELLSEGSLAQVPVLRADAVRAEWARVREGRAGNGHAMWAVLQLLAWWREWRPTL is encoded by the coding sequence ATGTGCGGCCTCGCCGGGATCCTGACGACGCGCCCTGACCGGCGCGCCACGCTCGACGCCGCGGTCACGCGGCTCCGCACGCCGATCCGCCATCGCGGACCCGACGACGACGGCGCCTTCGTCGACGCCAGCGCGGGCCTGGGGCTCGGGTTCCAGCGCCTCTCGATCCTCGACCTCTCGCCCGCCGGACACCAGCCGATGCGCTCGGCGAGCGGCCGGTTCGTGATCGCGTTCAACGGTGAGATCTACAACCACCGCGCGTTGCGCACGGAACTCGCGGCGCTCGGCCACGCCTTCCGCGGGCATTCGGACACGGAGGTCATCCTCGCCGCCGTGGAGCAGTGGGGCGTGCGCGCCGCCCTGCCGCGACTCGCCGGGATGTTCGCGATCGCACTCTGGGACGCGGCGGCACGATCGCTCACGCTCGTGCGCGATCGCCTCGGGAAGAAGCCGCTCTTCGTGTACCGCGCGCCAGGGCTCGTGCTCTTCGCCTCGGAGCTCAAGTCCCTCGCCGCGGACCCGGACTTCGCGCGCCGCGTCGACCCCTCACAGTTATCAGCATACGCGCGCTACCTCTACGTTCCGGCCCCAGGCAGCATCTACCGGGATGTGATCAAGCTGACGCCGGGCCATCTCCTCACGCTCACCGATGCGGCCGCGCCGCTCCCGGAGAGCGAGCCGTGGTGGGAGGCCGAGCGCGTGGCGGATGCCGGGGCCGGCGCGCGACTCACCAACGAGGCGGACGCCATGACGCGCCTCACCGATCTGCTCCGGCTCGCCACGCGCGAACGACTCGAGTCCGACGTGCCGCTCGGAGCGCTCCTCTCCGGCGGCGTGGACTCCGCGCTCACCGTCGCACTCATGCAGGAGGTGGCCCCCGAGCCCGTGCGGACCTTCACGATCGGCTTCGATGATGACGCGATCGACGAGACCGACACGGCGGCGCGGATCGCGGCGCACCTCGGGACACGCCACACCATGCTGCGCGTCGGTGGTGCGGAGGCGATGGCGGTGGTACCCGATCTCGCGCGCATCTACGACGAGCCGCTCGCCGATCCGTCGGTCATCCCGACGGTGCTGCTCTGCCGACTGGCGCGTCGTGACGTGACGGTGGCGCTCTGCGGTGACGGGGGCGACGAGGTGTTCGCCGGCTACACGCGATACGAGCAGGGACGGAAGTTGCTCGAGCGGGTGGCGGCGATGCCGTCCGCGCTGCGACGCCCCGCGGCCGCGGCACTGCTCGCACCCCGCGCCGGGACGTGGGACGCCATCGCGAACGTACTGCTCGCCGCGGTGCCCCGCGACAAGCGCCCACCGCTCATCGGAGAGCGACTGCAGAAGGTGGGCCATCTCCTCGCCGCGGGAGACGCGCTCGAGGGCTATCGGTCCCTGCGGTCGGCATGGCTTGATCCGGCAGTGCTGCTCGACACGACCGCGGCGGCGCCGGACCGGCTGCTCGCGGTACTCGGCCGCCATCCTCGGCTCGCGCTCGCCGAGCGGATGATGCTCGCCGATCAGCTGACCTACCTCCCCGACGACCTGCTGCAGAAGATCGACCGCGCGGGGATGGCGGTGGGACTCGAGGTCCGCGCGCCGCTGCTCGACCATCGGCTGCTCGAATTCGCGTGGACGCTGCCGCACGGGATGCGCGTGCGGCGCGGCGTGACGAAGTGGATCCTCCGCGAGGTGCTGGCGCAGCGTGTGCCGCGCGCGCTCTGGGAGCGGCCGAAGCGCTGGTTCACGATGCCGGTGCGCGGCTGGCTCACGGGGCCGTTGCGGCCCTGGGCGGAGGAGCTGCTGAGCGAAGGGTCGCTCGCGCAGGTCCCGGTGCTGCGCGCCGACGCGGTACGGGCAGAGTGGGCGCGCGTGCGCGAAGGGCGCGCGGGGAACGGCCACGCGATGTGGGCCGTGCTGCAACTGCTCGCGTGGTGGCGGGAGTGGCGCCCGACCCTCTGA
- a CDS encoding STAS domain-containing protein: protein MTRSTLIPSEATVQPLVAPFRLTSDHRLEFRRAVLESLEAAAASGDARVAIDLARTIEMDASGLGVLVLLQKRARERGMRTELVNTPRAVQDMLQMTRLDSLFDLATRA, encoded by the coding sequence ATGACCCGTTCGACCCTGATCCCCTCGGAGGCCACTGTGCAGCCGCTCGTCGCGCCCTTTCGACTCACTTCGGACCATCGCCTCGAGTTCCGGCGCGCGGTCCTCGAGTCCTTGGAGGCGGCCGCCGCCAGCGGCGATGCGCGCGTGGCCATCGACCTCGCCCGCACGATCGAGATGGATGCCAGCGGACTCGGCGTCCTCGTCCTCCTGCAGAAGCGCGCCCGTGAGCGCGGCATGCGCACGGAGCTTGTCAACACTCCGCGCGCAGTGCAGGACATGCTCCAGATGACGCGCCTCGATTCGCTGTTCGATCTCGCGACCCGCGCCTGA
- a CDS encoding insulinase family protein, producing MSRLHAVLPADSVRRVRLPNGLTILARRDASAPVVSIVTWVKAGYFDESDDVVGIAHVLEHMYFKGTPTRGVGEIAKATKAAGGYLNAGTIYDHTHYYTVLPASGFLQGLEVQADAYANSIIDAEELARELEVIIEETKRKEDTASALAVETLFALLHDRHRIRRWRMGREAGLRALSRDQLVAFYRNHYRPGNTVVAIVGDVDPDLMVREATRLYGGLADAPVVRSSGPVETVAPGFRAHEWEGDIAQAELVFGWRTPAMLHADTPALDVLSTVLSGGRASRLVRAARDRRLVSSVSAYDYTPTELGVFVVHAGARATDLPAAARALWDQLRRVRDGEVSAAEIERARCLLEASWLRRLESADGQANFLGAWQLLGDWESGIAYHDALLAVDAARITEVANRWLDPREASVVCYRPRGTPPLATDVNALRTLLETERPAPIEPSAAPVAAPALRGPGARLERVVDGVHVFRTATDVPVLVRRRPGAALAHFGCFVDGGAIDESEANGGITTIMARAALRGTARRSASRLAEDAELLGGTPSASAGAESMQWSIGVPGRQFAAAAELLADLVLAPVFPEEGIEAERAVAKAALAQLRDDMYRQPMRLAASAAWPGHPYGRSTLGSEESIAALTRDAVARWHADQVPTSAALLAAVGDFDPQDAADILAKRFAGLRARAPRTIVAPPWPERAQRVVEARDKAQTAIAFLFDGPGATDEARFDAEMLGAVASGLGGRFFEELRDRQSLCYAVLARPYVRRASGTFGAYIGTSPEKEEQAVSGLLREFQRLVDDEVTPEELDRARRYAIGAWQIRRASGGAVLGDIADAWLTGDLGGIARYPADLAAVTPARMRAAAQRWFDPARLVEGIIRGRAKG from the coding sequence ATGTCGCGCCTGCACGCCGTCCTTCCTGCCGACTCGGTGCGCCGGGTCCGCCTGCCGAACGGGCTGACGATCCTCGCACGGCGCGATGCCAGCGCGCCGGTCGTCTCGATCGTGACCTGGGTGAAGGCGGGGTACTTCGACGAGTCCGACGACGTCGTGGGCATCGCGCACGTGCTCGAGCACATGTACTTCAAGGGCACGCCGACGCGTGGCGTGGGCGAGATCGCGAAGGCCACCAAGGCCGCCGGCGGATATCTCAATGCCGGCACGATCTACGACCATACGCACTATTACACGGTCCTCCCGGCGTCCGGCTTCCTGCAGGGCCTCGAGGTGCAGGCCGACGCCTACGCCAACTCGATCATCGACGCCGAGGAGCTCGCGCGCGAGCTCGAGGTCATCATCGAGGAGACCAAGCGCAAGGAGGACACCGCGTCCGCGCTCGCCGTCGAGACGCTCTTCGCGCTGCTGCACGACCGGCATCGCATCCGCCGGTGGCGCATGGGACGCGAAGCGGGGTTGCGCGCGCTGTCCCGCGACCAGCTCGTTGCGTTCTATCGCAACCACTATCGACCGGGCAACACGGTCGTGGCGATCGTCGGTGACGTCGACCCCGATCTCATGGTGCGCGAGGCCACGCGCCTCTACGGCGGGCTCGCCGACGCGCCCGTCGTGCGCTCCTCGGGGCCGGTGGAGACCGTCGCACCGGGGTTCCGCGCGCACGAGTGGGAAGGCGACATCGCGCAGGCGGAGCTCGTGTTCGGCTGGCGCACGCCCGCGATGCTCCACGCCGACACGCCGGCGCTCGACGTGCTTTCCACCGTGCTCTCCGGCGGTCGCGCCTCGCGCCTCGTGCGCGCCGCGCGCGACCGTCGCCTGGTCTCGAGCGTGAGCGCGTACGACTACACGCCGACCGAGCTCGGCGTGTTCGTCGTGCATGCCGGCGCCCGCGCGACCGACCTCCCGGCGGCGGCACGCGCGCTCTGGGATCAGCTACGCCGCGTTCGCGACGGCGAGGTCAGCGCGGCCGAGATCGAGCGGGCACGATGCCTGCTCGAGGCCTCGTGGCTCCGTCGACTCGAATCGGCGGATGGCCAGGCGAACTTCCTCGGCGCCTGGCAGTTGCTCGGCGACTGGGAGTCCGGCATCGCCTACCATGATGCTCTTCTCGCCGTCGATGCCGCGCGCATCACCGAGGTCGCGAATCGGTGGCTCGACCCGCGCGAGGCCTCGGTCGTCTGCTATCGCCCGCGAGGGACGCCCCCCCTCGCCACCGACGTCAACGCGCTCCGCACCTTGCTGGAGACGGAGCGACCCGCGCCCATCGAGCCGAGCGCGGCACCGGTCGCCGCGCCGGCCCTGCGCGGACCGGGTGCGCGGCTCGAGCGCGTCGTCGACGGAGTGCACGTCTTCCGCACCGCGACTGACGTGCCCGTGCTCGTCCGCCGCCGCCCCGGCGCTGCGCTCGCGCATTTCGGCTGCTTCGTTGACGGGGGGGCGATCGACGAGTCCGAGGCCAATGGCGGCATCACCACGATCATGGCGCGCGCGGCCCTTCGTGGCACCGCCCGTCGAAGTGCATCACGGCTCGCCGAGGACGCGGAGCTCCTGGGGGGCACGCCGAGCGCGAGCGCGGGTGCCGAATCGATGCAGTGGTCGATCGGCGTCCCTGGACGACAGTTCGCCGCCGCCGCCGAGCTCCTCGCGGATCTCGTGCTCGCACCGGTCTTCCCCGAGGAGGGCATCGAGGCCGAGCGCGCCGTGGCCAAGGCCGCGCTCGCGCAGCTCCGGGACGACATGTATCGCCAGCCCATGCGCCTCGCAGCGTCCGCGGCCTGGCCCGGGCATCCCTACGGCCGCTCGACCCTCGGCTCGGAGGAATCGATCGCCGCACTCACGCGCGATGCGGTCGCGCGATGGCACGCCGACCAGGTGCCGACCTCGGCGGCCCTGCTCGCGGCCGTCGGGGACTTCGATCCGCAGGACGCTGCGGACATCCTCGCCAAGCGCTTCGCCGGATTGCGCGCCCGTGCACCGCGCACGATCGTCGCGCCGCCATGGCCGGAGCGCGCGCAGCGCGTGGTCGAGGCGCGCGACAAGGCGCAGACGGCCATCGCCTTCCTCTTCGACGGGCCCGGCGCGACGGACGAGGCGCGCTTCGACGCCGAGATGCTCGGTGCGGTCGCGAGCGGACTCGGCGGGCGCTTCTTCGAGGAGCTCCGCGATCGGCAGTCGCTCTGCTACGCCGTGCTCGCCCGTCCCTACGTGCGGCGTGCGAGCGGGACCTTCGGTGCGTACATCGGCACGTCGCCCGAGAAGGAGGAACAGGCGGTCTCCGGCCTGCTCCGCGAGTTCCAGCGGCTCGTCGACGACGAGGTCACCCCGGAGGAGCTCGATCGCGCGCGACGCTACGCCATCGGCGCGTGGCAGATCCGGCGGGCGTCAGGGGGGGCGGTCCTCGGCGACATCGCGGATGCGTGGCTCACCGGCGACCTCGGCGGCATCGCGCGCTATCCTGCCGATCTCGCGGCGGTGACGCCCGCGCGGATGCGCGCGGCGGCGCAGCGATGGTTCGATCCCGCACGCCTCGTCGAAGGGATCATCCGCGGTCGCGCCAAGGGCTGA
- a CDS encoding M20/M25/M40 family metallo-hydrolase, with translation MRRKSLLAAALVAAFSSAGAQAPSTLGLQKDPRIVAAMADVSPARLRASDSMLVAFGTRNTLSDTLSSTRGIGAARRWIHAQLIQASKDCGGCLKVEYDTGSAVVGRSAARPTVHLANVVAWLPGRDTMRVVVIGGHYDSCICSVPNGGSFDTIADAPGADDDGSGTVAVMEAARVVAKHFPRGFDATIAFILYTGEEQGLLGSTQFAERLKREGKRVTAAFTDDIVGNITAEDGRVDSMSVRAFAVDSLALGGPELARYVWATGAVYQPNFEVIPILRLDRLGRGGDHRPFHERGAPALRFTERLENYKRQHLPTDALNDVNFPYVARVTRLNLATVVSLAAAPARPDSTNYARDSRGASGGQSFTIRWSAVPNATGYELLVRRTTAPTYTRIVPTGNVTEFLLDEQLDDVWVGVRAIGADGHRSLTTVVGAAGSPRLQNPQQRRPQE, from the coding sequence ATGCGACGCAAGTCTCTCCTCGCCGCGGCCCTCGTCGCGGCGTTCTCATCTGCGGGGGCGCAGGCGCCGTCGACGCTCGGACTGCAGAAGGATCCGCGGATCGTCGCCGCCATGGCCGACGTGTCGCCCGCGCGGCTGCGCGCGTCGGATTCCATGCTCGTCGCGTTCGGGACGCGCAACACCCTCAGCGACACGCTCTCCTCGACGCGCGGAATCGGGGCGGCGCGCCGGTGGATCCACGCGCAGCTGATCCAGGCGTCAAAGGATTGCGGCGGGTGCCTCAAGGTCGAGTACGACACCGGCAGCGCGGTCGTCGGACGATCAGCGGCGCGCCCGACGGTGCATCTCGCGAACGTCGTTGCCTGGCTCCCCGGGCGCGACACGATGCGCGTGGTGGTGATCGGCGGGCACTACGACTCGTGCATCTGCAGCGTGCCCAATGGCGGCAGCTTCGACACCATCGCGGACGCGCCGGGCGCGGACGATGACGGCTCGGGCACGGTCGCGGTGATGGAGGCCGCGCGCGTGGTCGCGAAGCACTTCCCGCGCGGCTTCGATGCGACGATCGCGTTCATCCTCTACACGGGCGAGGAACAGGGACTGCTCGGGTCGACGCAGTTCGCCGAGCGGCTGAAGCGCGAGGGGAAGCGCGTCACCGCGGCCTTCACCGACGACATCGTGGGGAACATCACCGCCGAGGACGGACGCGTGGACTCGATGTCGGTGCGCGCCTTCGCCGTGGACTCCCTGGCGCTCGGCGGCCCGGAGCTCGCGCGCTACGTCTGGGCGACGGGCGCGGTGTACCAGCCGAACTTCGAGGTGATCCCGATCCTGCGGCTCGACCGCTTGGGCCGCGGCGGCGACCATCGGCCGTTCCACGAACGTGGGGCGCCGGCGCTCCGCTTCACCGAACGGCTGGAGAATTACAAGCGGCAGCACCTCCCGACCGACGCGCTGAACGACGTGAACTTCCCGTACGTCGCACGCGTCACGCGGCTGAACCTCGCGACGGTGGTCTCGCTCGCGGCCGCGCCCGCGCGACCCGACTCGACCAACTATGCGCGCGACAGCCGCGGGGCCTCGGGCGGGCAGTCGTTCACGATCCGCTGGTCGGCGGTGCCGAACGCCACCGGCTACGAGTTGCTCGTGCGTCGGACCACGGCGCCGACCTATACGCGCATCGTGCCGACGGGGAACGTGACGGAGTTCCTGCTCGACGAGCAACTGGACGACGTCTGGGTCGGCGTGCGTGCGATCGGTGCGGACGGCCACCGCTCACTGACGACGGTCGTCGGGGCGGCAGGGAGCCCGCGACTGCAGAACCCGCAGCAGCGGCGTCCGCAGGAGTGA
- a CDS encoding thioredoxin domain-containing protein, translated as MASSKRSNSRSFGTILAVVGLVGVIALVVVMSRPPKVIALVPGSGANLGARGVVVGSADALVEVVEFADFECPGCGYFATIEEPDIMARLVATGEMRFRFMDYPLSMHLNAVAAHNAAACANDQGKFWEMHDAIYRNQDKWNGQATRDPKKPLKQLAKDAGLDVGNWETCFDSGSKLPQIDANRAEGERLRVSFTPSFKIGDQIIPGSLTYDQMRQYVAAEKVRLMANQSLQTGKPVSVDDAKKTVVPARN; from the coding sequence GTGGCGAGCTCCAAGCGTAGCAACTCCAGATCATTCGGCACCATCCTCGCGGTCGTCGGCCTCGTCGGCGTGATCGCCCTCGTCGTCGTCATGTCCCGACCGCCCAAGGTCATCGCCCTCGTGCCCGGGTCCGGGGCCAACCTCGGTGCCCGAGGCGTCGTCGTCGGCAGCGCGGATGCCCTCGTCGAGGTCGTCGAGTTCGCCGACTTCGAGTGCCCGGGATGCGGCTATTTCGCCACCATCGAGGAGCCGGACATCATGGCCCGCCTCGTCGCGACGGGCGAGATGCGCTTCCGGTTCATGGACTACCCCCTCTCGATGCACCTGAACGCCGTCGCCGCGCACAACGCGGCCGCCTGCGCCAACGATCAGGGCAAGTTCTGGGAGATGCACGACGCGATCTATCGGAACCAGGACAAGTGGAACGGCCAGGCGACGCGCGATCCCAAGAAGCCCCTCAAGCAGCTCGCCAAGGACGCCGGGCTCGACGTCGGCAACTGGGAGACCTGCTTCGACTCCGGGAGCAAGCTCCCGCAGATCGACGCCAACCGCGCCGAGGGCGAGCGGCTTCGGGTGAGCTTCACGCCGTCGTTCAAGATCGGTGACCAGATCATCCCGGGCAGCCTGACCTACGACCAGATGCGGCAGTACGTCGCGGCTGAGAAGGTGCGGCTGATGGCGAACCAGAGCCTGCAGACGGGGAAGCCGGTGTCCGTGGACGACGCGAAGAAGACGGTGGTGCCGGCGCGGAACTGA
- a CDS encoding cyclic nucleotide-binding domain-containing protein: MADTVALLRGVAIFQDLDDGELARVAEVCRTQEFVSGEYIFKEGEAGSRLYLIVSGDVRISRVVPGSGEEALAVLKPGALFGEMSVFDRSERSTDAISNGGTKVLTISRSDFELLLDFNRDIAYKVLWSCTRLLSGRLRATNDSLRSFLAMSMF; this comes from the coding sequence ATGGCTGATACGGTCGCGCTGCTGCGCGGCGTTGCGATCTTCCAGGACCTCGATGACGGCGAGCTCGCGCGCGTCGCGGAGGTCTGTCGCACGCAGGAGTTCGTCTCCGGGGAGTACATCTTCAAGGAAGGGGAGGCCGGGAGCCGGCTCTACCTCATCGTCTCGGGTGACGTGCGGATCTCGCGCGTGGTGCCGGGGAGCGGCGAGGAGGCGCTCGCGGTGCTCAAGCCGGGTGCGCTGTTCGGCGAGATGTCGGTCTTCGACCGCAGCGAGCGCTCCACGGACGCGATCTCGAACGGCGGCACGAAGGTGTTGACGATCTCGCGCAGCGACTTCGAGCTGTTGCTCGACTTCAACCGCGACATCGCGTACAAGGTGCTCTGGTCGTGCACGCGGTTGCTCTCGGGACGGTTGCGGGCGACGAACGACAGCCTGCGGTCGTTCCTGGCGATGTCGATGTTCTGA